Sequence from the Clostridium saccharobutylicum DSM 13864 genome:
ATTAAGAGGAGTTCAAAGAACTGATATTGAAAGAGGTCAAGTATTAGCAGTACCAAATTCAGTACATCCTCACACTAAATTCGTAGGTCAAGTATACGTACTTAAGAAAGAAGAAGGTGGTAGACATACTCCATTCTTCGATGGATACAGACCACAATTCTACTTCAGAACAACAGACGTTACAGGATCAATCAAATTACCAGATGGAATGGAAATGGTAATGCCAGGAGACCACATCGACATGAACGTTGAATTAATCACTCCAATCGCAATGGATGAAGGATTAAGATTCGCTATCAGAGAAGGTGGAAGAACTGTAGGTTCAGGAGTTGTTACTAAGATAGTTCAATAGGATTTATAGATAGGCAATCAGTTTAATAAAGGACTAAGTTATATAACTTAGTCCTATTTAAAGGAAGATTGACAATTTACATATTCTATGATATTGTGTAAAAGTGACATTTTAAGTCATACAAGTTAGAGGTGAACAGGAGATTAATCTCTTGTTTAATATATATGAAAACTGGAGGTGCAGTAATGAGAACAAGAGTAACTTTAGCATGCACAGAGTGTAAACAAAGAAATTATGATTCAATGAAAAATAAGAAAAATGATCCAGATAGATTAGAAATGAAAAAGTATTGTAAATTCTGTAAAAAGCACACTCTTCATAGAGAAACAAAATAGTAGCCACGTGAAATGACATATAGTAAGTAAATTTAAGGATGTGAAAATATGTCAGAAAAAAGTAATGTAAAAACTGAAAAGGCTGTTAATAATAGTAACCTATTTAGTTTTTTTAGAGAGGTTAAGGCAGAAGTTAAGAGAATAACTTGGCCTTCAAAAGATGAGGCGAAAAAAGCATTTGTTGCAGTTGTAATATTCACACTAATATACACATTATTAGTAGGTGGATTCGATTTTATTTTCCAGAACCTCTTTGAAATGATTTTAAAA
This genomic interval carries:
- the rpmG gene encoding 50S ribosomal protein L33, yielding MRTRVTLACTECKQRNYDSMKNKKNDPDRLEMKKYCKFCKKHTLHRETK
- the secE gene encoding preprotein translocase subunit SecE, which translates into the protein MSEKSNVKTEKAVNNSNLFSFFREVKAEVKRITWPSKDEAKKAFVAVVIFTLIYTLLVGGFDFIFQNLFEMILKLK